In Chloroflexota bacterium, the genomic window GAATGGTAACCCAAGCGTTCGCCGTGCCCGAAGGCGGGATGAGGATGTCGTCGTCAAAGCGGCTCAGCACGTAGCGCCCGCCCAGGATGATGAGCGTGTCGCCCGGGCGGAGTTGTCGCGAGCCGTAGCCGGGCGTGCCCCAGGGGCGCGCCAGCGAACCATCGCCCGTGGCGTCGCTCCCCGTCGTGGCCACGTAGTAGGTGCGGCCCTGCGCCCGGGCGGGCGACCACAGGCCCGCAGCGACCAGGCAGAGGATAACCAGCATGCCCGCGAGAAGCCGTTTCATCTTCACCGTCTCCTTTCGGGGGGCTGGGTGACTGGCCGAGATACGATGTCAGGCGCATTCTAGCACCGGCAGGGATAGCCTGTCAACGGCCACCGGTTGCGGGCGGGCCGGCGCGCCGCGTTTGTAGGCAAGCGCGAAACTGTGATACCATTGCGCCAAACCGAATCCCATTGCCCAAAGGAGTCGCACCATGGACGACAAGCAACCCAGTTCGCGCCATTGCTTTCTGTGCGGGAGGCAAAACCCCATCGGCCTCAAGATCACGTGGGTCAATGATCGCGAAGCCCGGCAGATACGGGCGCGCGTCGTCGTGCCCGAGCACTTCAACGGCTACCCGGGCATCGTGCACGGCGGCATCGTGGCGGCCATCCTGGATGAGACGGCCGGGCGCGCGCTGCTGCTGGATGGCGACGCCGACAACCTGATGGTAACGGTGAAGTTGGAGGTGCGCTACCGCAAGCCCACTCCCACAGGCCAGCCGCTCACCGCCGTGGGGTGGGTGGTCCGCCAGACGGAGACCCGCGCGCAGGCGGCCAGTGAACTGCGCCTGGAAGATGGGACCATAACGGCCGAGTGCGAGGCGCTGCTGTTCCGCCCCAGCCAGGAGTTCTTTGACCGCTGGGAGCCGGAAAAACCGTACTGGCGCGTGTACGACGATTGACGGGGGCATGTCGCGCACAACAGAAAAGCCGCACCCGTGCAACCGGGTGCGGCTTTCTTTTGCAGAAACGCGCGGCGCGTTCTACAGGGGAACGACGTTGGTGGCCTGAGGACCCTTGGGGCCTTGTTCAACGGTGAACTCAACCCGCTGGTTCTCTTCCAGAGTCCGGAAGCCTTGCGACTGAATCGCCGAGAAGTGGACGAACACGTCGCCACCGTTCTCGCGGGTGATGAA contains:
- a CDS encoding PaaI family thioesterase, with amino-acid sequence MDDKQPSSRHCFLCGRQNPIGLKITWVNDREARQIRARVVVPEHFNGYPGIVHGGIVAAILDETAGRALLLDGDADNLMVTVKLEVRYRKPTPTGQPLTAVGWVVRQTETRAQAASELRLEDGTITAECEALLFRPSQEFFDRWEPEKPYWRVYDD
- a CDS encoding cold-shock protein; this encodes MSEREKGTVKWFNGSKGYGFITRENGGDVFVHFSAIQSQGFRTLEENQRVEFTVEQGPKGPQATNVVPL